The stretch of DNA CAATTCAATTCCTTTGCATCACAAAACTATTATTCATGTTATATATtgctctaattttttttttattttaatgccTATATATTGCTCTAGTTATTTATTCATAAGATGAGTTGTGATTATACTGATAGCATTGTGCTAAtctaatttcaaatttttagtATGTCTTGCTTGGTTTAACTCGTAAGGGGAGAATTTGATTTTCGGTCGGAAAATCACTGTTTTGGTCCTCGAAAATGTAACTTGTTGTGACATTGATCActgaatttatcaaaattgcTTGCTAATACATTCACAATTGTCTCCTTTATTAATCATTTTGCGGTTCTCAGATTTGTTTTTAGGTAGTCAATTTATCGATAAAATTAGTAACGAAAGAAGATATACTAGGGATGTATTTGCAATTTTAATCATCTAAAGACTAATATGATAGTGAATTACACTTTCATGGACCAAAATGGCTGTTTACCTTTACGGCTTTACTACCCCAATTCGGAATTTATCATACACTTTAGTGGAGGTCGTTCTTTCTTTGCTTGTTTTATCGGTCTATGAAACATTTTTGGATCAAGGTTTGTATATTGGGAGGTTAACCTAGTCAATAATGCTGCAGGTTCTGTTGAAATAGGTGCGGTGTAGACGTGTAGTTGGTGGCTTTTCCATCGtcatttttcaatttgctctttcGACGCCAAAAATGCCAAGGGGTAGACCAAAAATTACCGTTAAAGCAACCGAACCGGTACTTGAACCCAAGGAACCTCACTTCATGGACCACGAAATCAAAGGTATTAAATATCAGATTCTTTTCtccttttgaatttttcttcaTGAAGTTCAATACATTGCAAAATTTGTGCTAGTCTGAACTGAATTTGAATTGTTTGTGCAGCGTTGGAGCAACAAATCGGTGCGATTAGGGAAGTTAACGAGGTGAAAACCGAATACTTGTTGACAGACTTGCGGTTTCTTCGCTCATGTTTCAGAGAGGAACAGCTGCAGAAACCCGTTTTAGAGATTTTTGAAGAAACTCTTCCAAATCTGTCCATTGTGAATGATAAAGGGAGTGCCAAATTTGAAGTGATATGGAAAGATAAAGAGTCTATGAATATGAACATGAACGGTGGTGATGTAAATGCTTCATTGCTGCAAAGGTTGTCCATGGCTTACCCTCACTACTCTTCAATTCCTCCTTTTGCTGGTGCCTTTGAATATTCTTCCAATGCAATAGGTCAACACCTCAAAACTCCTCTGAAGTACTATTTTTCTTATGCAGACTTTTGTCTCTAATTTTGAtgaatattagtaaaaacactACTCTATATGGATGCATTTTTAATATCTGACAACAATTACTTCCATGTTTCCACCTTGACAGGGGGAACAAGCTTTATCGGTGCTGATAATCCGTATTTGAAGGACTTCGTATGTTCTCTTTCTCCACTTTGCTGCTACACTTACAGTCACACACCTTTGGATCACTTGCAAAAGGATGATAGAAACATATTTACGTGTGATAGTAATATAAAATCACAGATCCCAACTTAAAAAACCCAATCTTTCATTAGTTAGCAATAATCATTGTAGAGTATGTTAAATTTTATGACAAAAATAGGTTGTGAAACATGAGGATAACTGACATTACTCGTGCTCATCTGTTCTTTTTTGTAATATCATCTGTATTATCCATGGATTTAAAAGAAGCATTGTGCTTCTTTAAGTGATTAAATTTGTATTGCATGGGTTTTGGAGGAACCATCTTAACTCTGGTACATTTATTTAAGTGAACTCTCGTATTTGTCGTTGAGGATAAAAGGATGTCCCAATTAGTCTTCAACTGAAAAGTTAACAGCTGAATATGGTGGTGAGTGGTGACTCTATGTGCATTTTGCAGGTGACTAGTCACAGGTTGTCTGTTGGGATGATGCCCAAAACACTTAGGGTTCCCAAGCCTGGCGAGATGCTTCTCTCTGTCCATGGATCACCCTTAGGTGTTTACAAGGACAATAACATGGAAGCCGTACATggtatgattaaaaaaatgctTGGGATGAAAATTGAATCTATTTCATTCTTTATCATGTTAATGAACAAGGGATAGTTCTTGTCTACCGTAATGCTTTACTTTTGACATGCTTTTCTGTTCTTCAACACCAGTTGAAGCACTACCAGTTTTTCTGGTTCTAGATGGTATCTATTCTGCTTCAACACAACACTACaagtttttctagttctagTATGGTATCTATTCTGACATGCAGAGTCGGAGGAGGGTTGAATTCTGGTTAAATCTCTTGCAGTTCAAGATCAAGTTTTTCATGTATCTATGCGCACCAACCATTAAAATTTCGATAGTGACTCTAGATGAGATTTGGGTCAAAATTTGTGAGTATTCATTGTTTGTAATTAGTATGGCTAGTTTGGCTGACACATATGCCTAATACCAAAATCGTGTTTGAAACTAGTCTATCTTATTAATGCTGTTATATTCTGTGTTGCATTTCCCTGGTTTCCTGTTTGGATGCGCCAagaaattgaaaagagaaaagtaaaagaaaatagaaataacCTTGCTGGTAAATGGTAATAGCAGCCTCTTGTGAAGCAAGTTTGGCTCACAAGCAAGAGTTTGCTTGGGTTCAGCTTTATTCAGCTTCAGCCAAATAGTGAAATAACCTTAGGAAGTATGGGATAGGTTTTCTTCATTTGCTTCGGCCAACATTAATTATGGCTTATGACAGGTGCTTGTGTAGTTTTTATGCTTGTTTTGAGTCTGTTGGAAGAAAATTTGCCCTCAGCAGATAtaggtcatttttttttaatactcagAATAAATCTCATgtaattttcataagagatTCTTATATCAATTTCAAGCTTTTTCCTTCACTTTTACTCATTATATTAGATCTTCGGTCTCATTTTTTCTATCTATATCTTACACTATTTTCACATCCCATGTGGCTGAGAATCtgtcaatttttgttttaaaacttgCTGATTTGATTATATAGTATGGTGAGTAAATCAAATAGAGGGTAGTCAAATCACTAGAGGCAGAGGAATACCTAGAAAAACTATAAGAGAAACTATTAAGAAAGATTCAAAGATTAATGAGTTGGATAGAGATAGGATTTATGAATATCTCAGCATTAGGATAATGGATTATAGATTTTAGTGCAAGTGATCACATCTGTTCATCCTTTTAATGTTTCAGTTCATATCAGTACATTACCCATATACA from Trifolium pratense cultivar HEN17-A07 linkage group LG5, ARS_RC_1.1, whole genome shotgun sequence encodes:
- the LOC123883060 gene encoding uncharacterized protein LOC123883060 isoform X2 translates to MPRGRPKITVKATEPVLEPKEPHFMDHEIKALEQQIGAIREVNEVKTEYLLTDLRFLRSCFREEQLQKPVLEIFEETLPNLSIVNDKGSAKFEVIWKDKESMNMNMNGGDVNASLLQRLSMAYPHYSSIPPFAGAFEYSSNAIGGTSFIGADNPYLKDFVTSHRLSVGMMPKTLRVPKPGEMLLSVHGSPLGVYKDNNMEAVHVEALPVFLVLDGIYSASTQHYKFF
- the LOC123883060 gene encoding uncharacterized protein LOC123883060 isoform X3 translates to MPRGRPKITVKATEPVLEPKEPHFMDHEIKALEQQIGAIREVNEVKTEYLLTDLRFLRSCFREEQLQKPVLEIFEETLPNLSIVNDKGSAKFEVIWKDKESMNMNMNGGDVNASLLQRLSMAYPHYSSIPPFAGAFEYSSNAIGGTSFIGADNPYLKDFVTSHRLSVGMMPKTLRVPKPGEMLLSVHGSPLGVYKDNNMEAVHGKKDLKRKR
- the LOC123883060 gene encoding uncharacterized protein LOC123883060 isoform X1, producing MPRGRPKITVKATEPVLEPKEPHFMDHEIKALEQQIGAIREVNEVKTEYLLTDLRFLRSCFREEQLQKPVLEIFEETLPNLSIVNDKGSAKFEVIWKDKESMNMNMNGGDVNASLLQRLSMAYPHYSSIPPFAGAFEYSSNAIGGTSFIGADNPYLKDFVTSHRLSVGMMPKTLRVPKPGEMLLSVHGSPLGVYKDNNMEAVHGMIKKMLGMKIESISFFIMLMNKG